AATTAAAGCTATTAAAGATCCGAAACTTCGTAAAGCAAAGTATGAAGAATATAAGAAAAAAGGACTGTTGTCTACACACACTCCAAGAGTTGCTTTAGGTAATTTTGTAAACAACAAGGGTTTGTATTTATTTGATGATAACGGAAAACCAAGAGCGCTCTTTTGTATAGACGAAAACAATAAAGTAAAACTAGAAACTTATGATGAAAAAGGAAATGTTTTAAACTCTTGGCCAACAAAATAACCTTAATTAGCAATTGTAACATACCAAAAGTATGTTGCAATTGTTTATTTTTACTCGCCTATGAAAACTAGTATTCAATACATACGTAAGCACCTATTCTTCTTTTTATTTTTATTTATGTTTTGCTGGCTCTTGAGTCTTAAAAACAAAATAAGAGTTGCTGATGGTTCTTGGGACAATTTTCACTTTCACCCAGATGCGCCTTTTTGGATGTTCTTTGGTGGACTTATTATCTTTTTTTTTATCGATTTTATTAAACGAAAAGTAGAAAAAAAACATCCTATACAAACACCGCTATTAAAAAATTATTTTTTGTATTTCGGATTCGGATTCGTTGCCTATATGCTCTATCAAAATATATTAGGACTTCTTATTTCTTATGCCTTTAACAATATTGAAAAGAACTACGGATCATCTTATCTTATTATAAATAACAATATCAATGAAGCTTTAGACTTTATAATGTTTGGCGGATTTTCTCTAGCTTATCTTTATTTTCAAGATGGTAAATCCTATAAAAAACAATTAAGCGAATTGCAAATTAGTGATGCAAAAAGCAAAATTCAACAATTGCAAAATCAACTGAATCCCCATTTTTTATTCAATAATTTGAATGTCTTAGATCAATTAATTTTTGAAGATGCTATGAAAGCGTCTTCCTTTTTAAGTCGATTTTCAGAAGTATATCGTTTCTCTCTTATAAATGCAAACAAAGAACTAATTCCAATACAAGAAGAATTGCTGTTTACTGAGAACTACTTTAAATTGATGGATGAAAAGTATCAAGGTTACTATCAACTACATATTGATGATACTATTAGAAAACTACCGACCATTGTACCTCCTTTTTGTTTACAAATACTGATAGAAAATGCCATTTTGCACAACTTAGGCACCAAAGAAAAACCAGTAGCAATTCATATGAGTTATAAAGATGGAATACAAATTAGCAATAATAAAATTGCTTTAAATAGAAAGAAAAAAGGAAATGGTGTAGCCTTAAAAAACTTAAATGAACAATTTTTATTACTAAGTGAACAAAACATAGTAATTTTTGAAACTTTAGATACTTTTACTGTTACCCTACCTCTTATTAAAACTGTAGCCTAATGATTAGAATAGTTATTGTTGAAGACGAAGCTCCTGCTAGAAAAAAATTATTGAGTTATTTAAACAACTTAGATGTTCCCTATACCATTGTTGCTGAAATTGAAACAGTAGACGAGACTTTAGCTTTTTTAAAAACGAATACTGAGATTGACCTTATTTTTTCTGATATAGAATTAAGAGATGGAAACGTATTTGATGTGTATAGCAATCTTATTGTGCGAACTCCTATTATATTTACTACTGCCTATAACAACTTTTGGATGAATGCCTTTGAAACAAATGGAATTGAATACTTGTTAAAACCATATTCATTTGAACGTTTTGAAAAAGCTTGGAGCAAATTCAATAATTTAAAAGAAAATCTACAGCAAAATCAATTAGCAATTTTTAAACAACTAGACACTTATTTTCAACAAAAAGCTCCCCCTACAAAAATCTATAAAGAATTTATATCGGTAAAATCTACTAGTGGTATTTACTTCCTAAAAACAATCGATATTAAATATATCAAATCTGAAGAAGGAGTACTATTAGCTTTTGATAATGCTAACAAAAAACATTTACTAAATCAGAATTCGCTCATTACTATCCAGGAATTCTTAGACCCAGATGTGTTTTTTAAAATAAATCGAGGAGAATTAGTAAATAAACAGTATGTTGAGCGTATTAATCGCTATACCAAAAATACGGTAGCAATTCAATTAAAAGAACAAGAAACCATATTAAAAACAAGCCAAACTACCACAGCTGCTTTTAATAGTTGGATGGGAGTATAAATTATTGATCTATAAAAATGGTGAAACTAACTATACACAGAGAGCAACAACATTTAACACAAGAAGAATTGGCCAAAAAAGCTAATATTTCTGTAAGAACCATACAACGTATAGAAGCAGGTGCTACTCCAAAAGGCTATACCTTAAAAGCATTAGCTACTGCTTTAGAAATAGAAGAAAAAGAGCTATTAGAAACTGCTGAAACCTCTAAAATTAATACCCCAGTACTTATAACTATTATTAACCTTTCTTCTTTACTATTTGTATTTCTTCCACCTTTAAACTTTATGGTTCCTTTAATTATCCGATTGATAAAAAAAGAACATTCTCTCTTAAGTAAGAATATAACCACCATACAAACACTTTATGCAATTGGAATGATTTTATTTTTCATTATTAGCAATATGATAAACTTCTTATTTGATATGGATTTTTGGTGGATTCAATTTTCGCAAGCTTTTATGCTTCTCATTATACTTAGTAATCTTTTTATTATTCTAAGAAACACCGTTTCTCTTAATAAAAACCAACAATTATACTTTAAGTTTAATTTCTATCTCTTTTAATCAAAACTTCAGTATTTACGCATAATTGTCGGCTTTTTGGCGTGTTCTGTCGTCCTTTTTTTTCTATAGATTATCAGAGTTTTGCCTCTGAAATTAATTTAAAAAAATGAGCAGAAATTTATTCTTAACAGCATCCTTATTTATAATCACATCAGTCCTTTTCGGGCAAATAAGTAATCAACAATTATATCAAATAGATAGTTTATTTAATCAATGGAATGCTAAAAACCATCCTGGAGGTAGTATTGCTATTTCACAAAGTAACAAACTCATTTTTTCAAAGGCTTACGGACTTGCTAGTATAGAATACAATCGACCTAATACTACACAAACCATTTTTAATACTGGTTCTATTGCAAAACAATTTACTGCCATGGTAATAGTGTTACTTCAAGAGCAAAACAAACTTTCCGTAAAAGACAATATCAAAAAATATATTCCAGAGCTTTCTAATTTTCCTTATGATATTACCATAGAACAACTACTTCTACATACTAGTGGATTACGCGATATACATGGTTTTTTTGCTTTAGCAGGTTGGAGAAATGATATAATTACAAACAAAGACCTAAATAATCTACTACCAAACCTAAGAGATGTAAATTTCCCACCAAATACGGAGTTTTCATATTCAAATATGGGCTATATGCTTTTGGTTAACATTATTGAAAATATTACAAATGAATCTTTTGAAAACTGGCTGCAGCAAGAGATTTTTAAAAAGTTTAATATGAAACATTCCTATATAAGTAAATCTTTAGATAGCATTGTTTTTAACAAAGCTACCTCTTACAAAGGAATTTCTCCCTTTAAAAAAGCACTTCCTTATTGGGGATATGTAGGTTCTGGAAACCTATACTCTACTGCTGAAGATTTAGTCATTTGGCTACAAAACTTTAGTAACACAAAAAAAGTGTTTCAAGAACTATTAACTACGTCCAAATCGAACCCCATATATGCTTATGGATTGCGAGTTGAAACACATTTAAATAAAAAAATAATTCAACATGGTGGTGCTATCGGTGGATTTAGAAGTATTATTAGGTCATACCCAAATGATTATTTACAAATAGCCATACTATCCAACTTTACTAAAGGTGATATTTTGAATAAAATAAATCAAATCGGTGAAATAGTTTTCAATAAAAAAGAAGAAGAAACCTTACAAAAAATAGTATCTATGAAAGCTACTAGTACTATCAATGTACCAAATAACCTCCTACTGAATTATCAGGATGTATATTGGAATGATATTGAAAAGTATGGTAGAACGATCAACTTAGAAAATAATACACTAAAATTTGTAAGAACCAATTCACAAAAAAGTAATTTAACACCTATTAATAGAAATACTTTCAGAATGCAAGATGTAGCAGCTGATGTAATAGTTACTTTTAAAGAAGATAAAATGTTTGTGAAGGTAAACGATGAACCAACACAAGTTTTCCTGCGACACCTTCCTTCAAAAATTAAGAATATTGATTCAAAAATTTATGTTGGAACCTACTATAGTAAAGAAATAGAGACTAGTTTTCAAATTAGTATAGAAGAACAAATGCTATATCTGTATCATAAAAAACATGGAAAAATCAAATTGAAAAAATTATATACCGATATTTATGAATCTCGTTGGCCTTTTAGTTGTATTGAATTTAAAAGAAACAAAAATCAGCAAATAGAAGCACTTCAAATTAGCAATGGACGTGTAAGGAATATGCAGTTTATCAAAAAAAACTAATTTATTTTCTGTTAGCAGACTTTTTTTAACAAGAGTTTAGTTTATTAAACATTATTATAGAAAAGTATTTTACCATTCACCGAAGAAAAACAACCATTCATCGATAGTAATTACCATTTTAACTAAACAAAAAAATTATTTCCCAAAATAATATGAATTTTAAATTGATATATTTATTTTTAAAATGGAAAACCTACACATATTATTTATTGATGACGATGAGATTGAAAGATTAAAGTTCAATCGAATTTGTAAGCAGAGTGAATATACAACAACTATAACACAAGCTGAGAACGGTGAGGAAGCACTTCAAAAAATTGAAGAAAAACTACCTCAACTGATTGTTTTAGATTTGAATATGCCTAAAATGAACGGTATCGAGTTCTTAAGTATTTTACGCAAAAATGAGCGTTTAAAATACATACCCATAGTTGTATTATCAAGTTCTGATAACCAAGACGATGTAAAAAAATGTTTCGAAATTGGTATTTCAGGGTACTTGATAAAGCCCCTTAGATACGATGATTACAAACAAACAATAACCAAATTATTGGCGTATTGGAACGTAAATAATTTATTAATATAATAATGTATGAAAGGTATTGTATTTACTGAATTTTTGGAACTTGTTGAAGATAAATTTGGTATAGAAACTGTTGAACAAATCATTAGTGATTCAGACTTGGAGTCTAAAGGAGTCTATACTGCTGTAGAAACCTATAAGTTTACCGAAATGGTTTCTCTTTTAACCAACCTCAGTAACTTAACTAAAATTTCTCCCAACGATTTACTAAAAGTATATGGATTACATTTTTTTGACGTATTAGTTCAAAATTATGGTAACATTTTAAAAAACTACAAAACGCCTTTAGAATTATTAGAATCTATTGATGCTCATATTCATGTAGCAGTAAGAAAACTGTATCCAGATGCTGAGTTACCATATTTTGAAGTTGCAAAAACTTCAGACAATACTTTGACAATGACTTATCATTCTTCGAGAGCCATGTATGCATTTGCCCATGGACTCATGGAAAAAACCTTTGAACATTACAATCAGAAAGCAACTATAAACTACCAACTGCTAAAAGAAGACGGAACCATTGTTAAGTTTCAAATCGTAAAAGAATGAGTCAACAAAAAATTGAGATTTTAGAAAAAGCTTTAAAACGCGAACGATTGGCTCGGAAGGCAGCAGAAAGAATTCTGGAAGAAAAATCTTTAGAGCTCTATCAAACCAACCAAAACCTTTCCAAGGTTTTAAATGCAAAAGAAATAGAGTTAGAAAGTCTCTTTGAAACTATTGTAGACCCATATATCTTAATGGATTTGTATGGAAATGTTTTAAAAATGAATAATGCTTCTATTGAGTTTTTTGGCTACGATATTGATGAAAACTCTTTCAATGTATTATCTACTCTTCATAAAGAAGATTATGAGTATGCCATGCAATCCTTTAGAAAATTATTGAAAGAAGGAAGTTTTAAAAATTTCAAGGCTCGAGTTTATAATAAAAAACGTGAGTTAAAATGGATAGAAATTAACTCTAGTATTGTATATGATGATGATCATAATCCCACTTTTGCACAAGGTATTATTAGAGATATTTCTGATGAACTAGAGGTTCAAAAAGAACGAGAGGAATTGCTTAAGAGCTTAACCATTAGTAATAAAGAATTAAAAGATTTTGCACATGTAGTATCGCATGACTTAAAATCACCTTTACGTAGTATGAATGCTCTTGTGACTTGGTTAAAAGAAGATTGTGAAGAATTTGCGAATAAAGAAATTAAACAAAACTTTGATCATTTGTTTCGAAAGATAGATAAGATGGATCATCTTATTAGTGGAATTTTAAAATATGCAAGTGTAGATAAAGTTGATGCAAAAAAACAGAAAACTGATTTAGCCGTAGTAGTTCAAGAAATTATTGACACTATTCATATTCCTGAACATATTGAGGTAAAAGTTTCTGAAGAACTACCTGTTATCAATGGAGATAAGTTTCGATTGCATCAATTATTTCAAAATCTCATTAGTAATGCAGTAAAATACAGTAAACCAGAAAAGGGACTTATTGAAATTGATTGTGAAGAGATGAGTAAAAAATGGAAATTTAGTATAAAAGATAACGGAATTGGAATTGAAAAAAAATATCATCGAAAGATTTTTGATATTTTTCAAACCTTAGATGACAGGCAAAATTCTACAGGAGTTGGTTTGTCAATTGTAAAGAAGATTTTAGCAATTTATGACGGAAGAATTTGGTTAGAATCTGAATATGGTAAAGGAACAGCCTTTCATTTTACATTGCCTAAATAAGATGGTACAACCTAATTTAACATACATACAAGAATTAGCAGACGGGGATAAAGCTTTTGAACAACAGCTGTTAGCGGTTATTCAAAAAGAATTTCCTGAAGAGAAAAGAACCTACTTTCAGTTACTAGAAGAAAAAAAATATGAAGATTTAGCACAACTTGTGCATAAAGTAAAGCATAAATTTACTATTTTAGGACTAGAGGAAGAGACTAAGTTAGCTTCTGATTTTGAAGAAGATATCAAAACACAGAATTTTGATTTACAAAAAAAATTCGAAGCTGTTTTAAACGCAATTAGTGACTTTTTAACAACAACTTATTAACCCCCAGGAACTATGAAAAAAAGATGTTTGATTATTGACGACGATTCAACTGCAAGATTAATTATAAATAAACTATGCGCTGAATTCAACGAACTAGAGGTTATCGAAGAATTTTCTAATGCTATTGATGCCATTAAATTTTTAAATACAGAAAGTAATATTGATGTGATATTCTTAGATATTCACATGCCAACTTTTTCTGGGTTTGACTTTATCAAAACCCTTAAACATCCACCACAAATTGTGCTCACAACATCTGACAAAAATTTTGCCTTAGATGCTTTTGAATATGATTGTGTAGTAGACTATTTAGTTAAGCCAATTACCAAAGAACGTTTTCAAAAAGCCCTTACAAAACTAGAGAAAGTGAGTTTAAACGGTAGTACTGAAAATACTACTACTAGCGCTGAAAGTACAAACAACGATTTATATGTGAATATAGATAGAAGATTGGTCAAAATTAATATCCCAGATATTTATGTAATTGAAGCAAAAGGTGATTATGTTCGTATTAAAACAGAATCGCAGAACCATATTGTACACTCTACTTTAAAAAAGGTTGAAGAAAAGTTACCTAAAACAACTTTCCTAAAAGTACATCGCTCTTATATTATCAATACGCAGAAAATTGTGGATATTGAAGACAACAGTGTGCTGATAAAACAAGACATTATTCCTGTGAGTAGGGCTAATAAAGGTGAATTAATAAAGCGTCTAAATTTACTTTAACGTTGTTTAAACTCCATTCGTCTTTAATAACAACTCCATTAAACGATTAAACACGGTCTAAAGGCTTTATACAAGCTACTTTAGACTTGTGAAATTGTTAACAAGACATATTATTTTTCAGCTGTTTTTAGTTGGATGCCTTCAGGCACAAGTATCTGACACCTTGCTTAGATATGCAGATGAACTGCACCAAAAAACTTCAAAAGAACAGCAATTTCCAGCTACTAATTACCTAGCTGAATTTCCTTTTAACTTTTATATAAAGAAAAAAAGTTTAGTGAATGATTATAAAATCAAGCTAAAAGAATTAGAATCTAAACAATTCTTACAAGATATTGGTTTAGTTTTCAAAGCAAGTACCAACTACAACTTTAGAGATGCTTTTGATGAAGAGCAAAATTCTTTTAATAAATTTAGATTTAGAACCGAATTAGAATGGAACATTTTAAAAAACGGTTTTACACATAACCGTACCAAAGCACTTCAAAAACTAAATGAAGCCGAACATTTAAAACTTCAAAATAATCGTGTTAAAAAACAACTTTGGAGACGTCAGTTTAGAATAGACTACAGTTATATTGCCAATAAAGAAGCACTTCTGTTATTCAATTCCTTCTTAAACTTTGAAAATAATTATTTTGATTTTCTGAATAAGTTATATGTACAGAGCCTTATAAAAAGAGAGCGTCTTATTGAAGTTGGTAATCAAATTCATATATTAAAGAATCAACTTATCCATATACAAAAGAAAAATACACTTTTAAAGGATAGCATTTCTAACAATGCTCTTCTTATTGAGAAGCTTCCTATTTTTAAAATACGCATTGATAGTATGTACTTATCTGCACAAGCGTATAATAATGACTTTTTACAAGAAAATATTAAGCTAAACCATAGGGCAATTAATGACTTAAACTTATCGTTCTATATAAATCAAAACTTCAATCATTCTTTAACAAGAAATCAATATTTCCCCGCTGTAGGAATTCGTTTTAAAGCTCCCATACGTTTTAATAAAAGACAACAAATTGTAAAAACAAAGCTTCAACTATTAGCCGCTCAAGAACGAAATAAAAATGTAGGACAATACAACAGACTCATTACACATATGAATTCTTACAATGAAATTATCAAAGATTTACAAAACCAATATAAAAACTGGAAGGTAGTTGAAGAACGTATTCGTGTTTTTGAATTGTTAAAAGAAGAATATGATAACTTTAAAACGGGGCTACTTATTCTAGAGCTTACAGAAGAGAAATTTAAAATTTTAGAAAACTGTATTCAATTAAGACGGCAATTATGTACTGCATTAGCACAACTTTTTGAATTGTATCCAAAAGAAAATTTACACGAGATTTTAGTTCCGTATTCTTTTGAAGAAAATAATCAACAACAACCTATACTCTTTACTCAAAGCGATCAACACAATCTTGATTTTCAATATGAGTTTATAAAGACACAACAACAATTTTATATTCATGTATTAAAACAAGATACAGAGATTCAATTGTATTTAAGGAGTAAAAAAATAGCCTTTAAAATTGTAAACAAGGCATACATAAAAACTATAGAACAAGTAATTAATAAAGAACTTAAACAATTAGCCTTATGAAAAAATTTACATACACAAAAGGAAAGGCTGTTATTAGAACCTTAAAAGAGCCTAAGATAAAAAAGAAGAAGCTCAACTTTGATCGAATCATTTATTTTTTGATTCTCATCGGCTTATTCTTTTGGCTAGTTAGTTTTGCCTATAAAAAAACAAAGTGGATTTACGGAAACGGACAAATGTTAATGGAAAAAGTTGATGTTAACTTTACCAATGATATTCGCGTCAAAGAAATTTTTATAAATGAAGGGCAAATAGTTGAAATAGGAGATTCTTTATTCAACTATTTTCAAAATGATTTTGATAGCGATGCTTCCATTGTGCTTAAAAACTTTGATAAAAAAGAGCGAATCAACGATAACTTACAAGAAATTTTAAGAGATTTATACTTAAAAGGTATCCAACTAAAACACTTGAAAGAACAATTAGCAATTCTTATTGAAAGAGAACAACAGGTTACCAAATTAGTATTACTTGATGTGTATACTAAAACAAAACTGGATGAAATTGTCATGCAAAAACTACAGTTACAATCGAAAATAAAACTCTTACAAAGTGAAATATATCTATTATCATTACAAAAGAAGCAAATAGCAAACAATTCAAACACTTCTTATGGAGGTAATAATAACTACCAAAACACCTACATTTCACCTATTAAAGGAGTTATTGGTCAAATTTTAAAAAATAGTGAGGAGTCTTGTTACAAAACAGAAAATGTAATGACTATTCACAATGAAGAGAAAGTTTTTATTAAAGCTTACTTTAACTTGAAAGACATTGCAAAGGTTAAAGAAGGTAATATGGTATATGTGGAGTTTCCAGATAAAAGTTTATCTAAAGGAATCATAAACAGACTATATATTTCTACCTACAAAGCACCTACCGAATTTCAAAAGAAATACGAACCTACTGAACGAAATATTTTAGCTGAAATAACTCCAATGAACAAGGATGAAATTCCAGCATGGGGTACCTATTATAAATTGAATTTAAAAGTCAAAGTTCCTAAATATTAGATCAAATTTACTCTATTCAAATAAGCCCTAAGTACTATGTTTAGGGCTTTTTTTATGCTAAAATCCGTTTATCTAGTAAAAACTACCATTCATCTTTATTGACTTGTTAGACGACTAATAAAACGAAAGAAAACTAGCATTACTTCCTAATTTAGAGATATAATAAAAGTATAACCCTAAACCGATGCGTTATGAGTACCGTTAGAAAATTTAAAAAAGATAATTTAAAAACAAATAAGTTTCCAAAATTAGCATACAA
The sequence above is a segment of the Tenacibaculum sp. 190130A14a genome. Coding sequences within it:
- a CDS encoding serine hydrolase domain-containing protein, which encodes MSRNLFLTASLFIITSVLFGQISNQQLYQIDSLFNQWNAKNHPGGSIAISQSNKLIFSKAYGLASIEYNRPNTTQTIFNTGSIAKQFTAMVIVLLQEQNKLSVKDNIKKYIPELSNFPYDITIEQLLLHTSGLRDIHGFFALAGWRNDIITNKDLNNLLPNLRDVNFPPNTEFSYSNMGYMLLVNIIENITNESFENWLQQEIFKKFNMKHSYISKSLDSIVFNKATSYKGISPFKKALPYWGYVGSGNLYSTAEDLVIWLQNFSNTKKVFQELLTTSKSNPIYAYGLRVETHLNKKIIQHGGAIGGFRSIIRSYPNDYLQIAILSNFTKGDILNKINQIGEIVFNKKEEETLQKIVSMKATSTINVPNNLLLNYQDVYWNDIEKYGRTINLENNTLKFVRTNSQKSNLTPINRNTFRMQDVAADVIVTFKEDKMFVKVNDEPTQVFLRHLPSKIKNIDSKIYVGTYYSKEIETSFQISIEEQMLYLYHKKHGKIKLKKLYTDIYESRWPFSCIEFKRNKNQQIEALQISNGRVRNMQFIKKN
- a CDS encoding LytTR family DNA-binding domain-containing protein, which produces MKKRCLIIDDDSTARLIINKLCAEFNELEVIEEFSNAIDAIKFLNTESNIDVIFLDIHMPTFSGFDFIKTLKHPPQIVLTTSDKNFALDAFEYDCVVDYLVKPITKERFQKALTKLEKVSLNGSTENTTTSAESTNNDLYVNIDRRLVKINIPDIYVIEAKGDYVRIKTESQNHIVHSTLKKVEEKLPKTTFLKVHRSYIINTQKIVDIEDNSVLIKQDIIPVSRANKGELIKRLNLL
- a CDS encoding sensor histidine kinase, whose product is MSQQKIEILEKALKRERLARKAAERILEEKSLELYQTNQNLSKVLNAKEIELESLFETIVDPYILMDLYGNVLKMNNASIEFFGYDIDENSFNVLSTLHKEDYEYAMQSFRKLLKEGSFKNFKARVYNKKRELKWIEINSSIVYDDDHNPTFAQGIIRDISDELEVQKEREELLKSLTISNKELKDFAHVVSHDLKSPLRSMNALVTWLKEDCEEFANKEIKQNFDHLFRKIDKMDHLISGILKYASVDKVDAKKQKTDLAVVVQEIIDTIHIPEHIEVKVSEELPVINGDKFRLHQLFQNLISNAVKYSKPEKGLIEIDCEEMSKKWKFSIKDNGIGIEKKYHRKIFDIFQTLDDRQNSTGVGLSIVKKILAIYDGRIWLESEYGKGTAFHFTLPK
- a CDS encoding Hpt domain-containing protein, coding for MVQPNLTYIQELADGDKAFEQQLLAVIQKEFPEEKRTYFQLLEEKKYEDLAQLVHKVKHKFTILGLEEETKLASDFEEDIKTQNFDLQKKFEAVLNAISDFLTTTY
- a CDS encoding sensor histidine kinase; translated protein: MKTSIQYIRKHLFFFLFLFMFCWLLSLKNKIRVADGSWDNFHFHPDAPFWMFFGGLIIFFFIDFIKRKVEKKHPIQTPLLKNYFLYFGFGFVAYMLYQNILGLLISYAFNNIEKNYGSSYLIINNNINEALDFIMFGGFSLAYLYFQDGKSYKKQLSELQISDAKSKIQQLQNQLNPHFLFNNLNVLDQLIFEDAMKASSFLSRFSEVYRFSLINANKELIPIQEELLFTENYFKLMDEKYQGYYQLHIDDTIRKLPTIVPPFCLQILIENAILHNLGTKEKPVAIHMSYKDGIQISNNKIALNRKKKGNGVALKNLNEQFLLLSEQNIVIFETLDTFTVTLPLIKTVA
- a CDS encoding HlyD family efflux transporter periplasmic adaptor subunit — translated: MKKFTYTKGKAVIRTLKEPKIKKKKLNFDRIIYFLILIGLFFWLVSFAYKKTKWIYGNGQMLMEKVDVNFTNDIRVKEIFINEGQIVEIGDSLFNYFQNDFDSDASIVLKNFDKKERINDNLQEILRDLYLKGIQLKHLKEQLAILIEREQQVTKLVLLDVYTKTKLDEIVMQKLQLQSKIKLLQSEIYLLSLQKKQIANNSNTSYGGNNNYQNTYISPIKGVIGQILKNSEESCYKTENVMTIHNEEKVFIKAYFNLKDIAKVKEGNMVYVEFPDKSLSKGIINRLYISTYKAPTEFQKKYEPTERNILAEITPMNKDEIPAWGTYYKLNLKVKVPKY
- a CDS encoding LytTR family DNA-binding domain-containing protein, with protein sequence MIRIVIVEDEAPARKKLLSYLNNLDVPYTIVAEIETVDETLAFLKTNTEIDLIFSDIELRDGNVFDVYSNLIVRTPIIFTTAYNNFWMNAFETNGIEYLLKPYSFERFEKAWSKFNNLKENLQQNQLAIFKQLDTYFQQKAPPTKIYKEFISVKSTSGIYFLKTIDIKYIKSEEGVLLAFDNANKKHLLNQNSLITIQEFLDPDVFFKINRGELVNKQYVERINRYTKNTVAIQLKEQETILKTSQTTTAAFNSWMGV
- a CDS encoding helix-turn-helix transcriptional regulator, which gives rise to MVKLTIHREQQHLTQEELAKKANISVRTIQRIEAGATPKGYTLKALATALEIEEKELLETAETSKINTPVLITIINLSSLLFVFLPPLNFMVPLIIRLIKKEHSLLSKNITTIQTLYAIGMILFFIISNMINFLFDMDFWWIQFSQAFMLLIILSNLFIILRNTVSLNKNQQLYFKFNFYLF
- a CDS encoding response regulator, which translates into the protein MENLHILFIDDDEIERLKFNRICKQSEYTTTITQAENGEEALQKIEEKLPQLIVLDLNMPKMNGIEFLSILRKNERLKYIPIVVLSSSDNQDDVKKCFEIGISGYLIKPLRYDDYKQTITKLLAYWNVNNLLI
- a CDS encoding heme NO-binding domain-containing protein, translating into MKGIVFTEFLELVEDKFGIETVEQIISDSDLESKGVYTAVETYKFTEMVSLLTNLSNLTKISPNDLLKVYGLHFFDVLVQNYGNILKNYKTPLELLESIDAHIHVAVRKLYPDAELPYFEVAKTSDNTLTMTYHSSRAMYAFAHGLMEKTFEHYNQKATINYQLLKEDGTIVKFQIVKE